From the genome of Ananas comosus cultivar F153 linkage group 18, ASM154086v1, whole genome shotgun sequence, one region includes:
- the LOC109724281 gene encoding uncharacterized protein LOC109724281: protein MVSSFSEKPLRRRSVWLAKEEGEEEEEEETKVSSTSNDNHNPSFRVYYAVTAGSVPFVWESEPGTPKKPAADDFNRQLLTLPPLTPPPSYYSANTKKSVEKSHKKFSLIKAVLPKLLGRKKPTAGPNRRFASPGSSFSGSSRGVDDDAEYSGCVDGSPTSTPCAWYVATPGRWWG, encoded by the coding sequence ATGGTTTCGAGCTTCTCGGAAAAGCCGCTCAGAAGAAGATCAGTGTGGCTGGCcaaggaggagggggaggaggaggaggaagaggagacgAAGGTGTCGTCGACGTCCAACGACAACCACAACCCGTCGTTCCGGGTGTACTACGCCGTCACCGCCGGATCCGTGCCCTTCGTTTGGGAGTCGGAGCCCGGCACTCCGAAGAAACCCGCTGCCGACGACTTCAACCGCCAGCTTCTAACACTCCCCCCTCTCACTCCTCCCCCCTCCTACTACTCCGCCAACACGAAGAAGAGCGTCGAGAAGAGCCACAAGAAGTTCAGCCTCATCAAAGCCGTGCTCCCGAAGCTGCTCGGCCGAAAGAAGCCGACCGCAGGGCCGAACCGGCGGTTCGCGAGCCCGGGATCATCGTTTTCGGGCTCTTCGCGCGGCGTCGACGATGATGCGGAGTACTCTGGCTGTGTCGACGGGTCGCCGACCTCGACGCCGTGCGCGTGGTATGTGGCCACGCCCGGGCGCTGGTGGGGTTAA